A genomic window from Paraburkholderia phytofirmans OLGA172 includes:
- a CDS encoding lanthionine synthetase LanC family protein translates to MSTNTSAFDAALKVHRWLETQKRIHTTGINWPAHGTLPPEEQLNVYYGGAGVALFYLGLYQQTKVDAYLALARQAADYLVANLPAKLDTQRRHESSYSNLRVDDQPGLYFGIGGVGVLLSQLQAIPGHARYGEGARRVAKLIVDAAQESGAGVAWSDVRDITTGSAGIGITLLALSRCMDFPVTRELAIASGRRLLELAIPDGGGLRWEWEERERLVHPNFAHGAAGTGYFLLTLYQETGDKAFLDAALAGAAYLHSVARHDGLICHSLNCTPDLFYLGWCHGPVGTGRFYYRLWQTQGDAVWLERLFQLAEAVVGTGIPDAATDGLWNNVGICCGSAGVAEFFLDLYVLARGLCRSDAPSYLAFAQRLVDNILERGIDDDDGLRWTQAEHRTLPELLTTQTGYMQGAAGVGSVLIYFDALNRASTIDEIDACAMQRLRLPDSPVFRAVSH, encoded by the coding sequence ATGTCCACAAACACGTCGGCATTCGATGCTGCGCTTAAGGTTCATCGTTGGCTCGAAACGCAGAAACGCATCCATACAACGGGCATCAACTGGCCGGCCCATGGCACTCTTCCGCCCGAAGAGCAGCTCAACGTTTACTACGGGGGGGCAGGCGTTGCCTTATTTTACTTAGGCCTGTACCAGCAGACGAAAGTTGACGCGTATCTCGCACTTGCCAGACAAGCGGCCGATTATCTTGTTGCGAATCTTCCAGCCAAACTGGATACGCAACGGCGGCACGAAAGTTCGTACAGCAACCTCAGGGTCGACGATCAGCCCGGATTGTATTTCGGGATTGGCGGAGTTGGTGTGCTCCTGTCGCAACTACAGGCAATACCTGGACATGCCCGCTATGGTGAGGGCGCAAGAAGAGTCGCAAAACTGATTGTTGATGCGGCGCAGGAGAGTGGTGCTGGAGTCGCGTGGAGCGACGTTCGGGACATTACTACCGGAAGCGCAGGCATTGGGATCACCCTTCTGGCCTTGTCCAGATGCATGGATTTTCCCGTAACGAGAGAACTCGCCATAGCCAGTGGGCGTCGCTTGCTGGAACTCGCGATTCCGGATGGCGGTGGGTTGCGCTGGGAATGGGAGGAAAGGGAGCGACTTGTGCACCCCAACTTTGCGCACGGCGCGGCGGGGACTGGCTACTTCCTCCTCACGCTGTATCAGGAGACAGGCGACAAAGCGTTCCTCGACGCCGCGCTCGCTGGGGCAGCTTACCTCCATAGCGTTGCTCGCCATGACGGTCTTATCTGCCATTCGCTGAATTGCACGCCGGACCTCTTTTATCTTGGCTGGTGCCACGGCCCAGTTGGAACCGGTCGCTTCTACTATCGTTTGTGGCAAACGCAGGGCGATGCCGTCTGGCTGGAACGGCTATTCCAACTCGCGGAAGCAGTTGTCGGCACAGGGATTCCCGATGCCGCGACAGACGGGCTTTGGAACAATGTCGGCATATGCTGTGGCTCCGCGGGCGTCGCCGAATTTTTTCTGGATCTGTATGTACTGGCGAGGGGGCTTTGCCGCAGCGATGCACCGTCTTATCTGGCTTTCGCCCAGCGCCTGGTCGACAACATCCTTGAGCGCGGAATCGATGACGATGATGGCCTGCGGTGGACGCAGGCCGAGCATCGCACGTTACCGGAATTACTTACCACGCAAACAGGCTACATGCAGGGAGCCGCGGGTGTTGGGTCAGTCCTCATTTACTTTGACGCATTGAACCGTGCATCGACTATCGACGAGATTGACGCATGTGCGATGCAACGCCTGCGTTTGCCTGATTCTCCCGTGTTCCGCGCCGTGTCGCATTGA
- a CDS encoding NAD-dependent epimerase/dehydratase family protein, which produces MRVFLTGATGYMGRVVLEKLLDSGIDVLALARPSSRSAMPTRPGLAWAQGTLDDADAIGKAVRQTDAAMHMAAQHDFHMQKLDWAAITAIGQALEGTGKPFIATSATPVYGHTGDEPRDEHEPVEHPHPLRTFRLQHDRFVIGLRERDVRGVVVRPPLVYGRSGGFLVTLINQAIEDRTARTIGNGTNRWSTVDVDDLADLYVRALLAEDAYGAFNAGSRDVVSMKVIAETIAQSFGPKIPVGSWTEQEACARLGELMALMSLDQHVSSERARSELGWNPRATTLIEDLSHGSYRLAPLVPYSH; this is translated from the coding sequence ATGAGAGTATTCCTGACAGGTGCTACCGGTTACATGGGCCGGGTAGTTCTGGAAAAGTTGCTGGATAGCGGCATTGATGTCCTTGCTTTAGCGCGACCCTCTAGCCGGTCGGCTATGCCCACACGTCCTGGTTTGGCGTGGGCGCAAGGTACGCTCGACGATGCAGACGCGATCGGGAAGGCAGTCCGCCAGACCGATGCGGCTATGCACATGGCGGCTCAACACGATTTTCATATGCAGAAGCTCGATTGGGCCGCGATCACGGCTATCGGGCAGGCGCTGGAAGGAACCGGTAAGCCGTTTATCGCAACCAGCGCGACGCCGGTATATGGACACACCGGCGACGAGCCGCGCGATGAGCATGAGCCTGTCGAGCACCCTCATCCGTTACGCACATTTCGTCTGCAACACGACCGGTTCGTAATTGGCCTGAGGGAGCGCGATGTCAGGGGCGTAGTCGTGCGTCCGCCATTGGTCTACGGGCGCTCGGGCGGTTTCCTTGTCACCTTGATCAATCAGGCAATCGAGGACCGAACCGCCCGTACGATCGGGAATGGGACTAACCGCTGGTCGACAGTCGACGTGGACGATCTTGCCGACCTCTATGTTCGCGCCTTGCTTGCTGAAGATGCTTACGGCGCATTTAACGCGGGCTCGAGAGATGTAGTCAGCATGAAGGTTATTGCCGAAACGATCGCTCAGTCGTTCGGGCCAAAGATACCGGTCGGATCGTGGACAGAGCAGGAAGCCTGTGCACGACTGGGAGAGTTGATGGCATTAATGTCCCTCGATCAGCACGTTTCGTCCGAGCGCGCCCGGAGCGAACTTGGGTGGAATCCGCGCGCGACTACCTTAATCGAGGATCTGTCACATGGTTCTTATCGGCTTGCTCCTCTGGTTCCTTACAGTCATTGA
- a CDS encoding ABC transporter ATP-binding protein: MNSISKDLPLSDTDERSACPATNGSRRAGILGLISRTRRSSTDIDAAKPTQASQPDAGGQRIVLGSEILLDRVSKHFSNKTVLDEISLKLDSGSFFALLGPSGSGKSTLLNLIAGFERPDSGDIRIRGRSVVGVPAYARQVGVVFQSYALFPHLNVAENLAYPLRRQGIRSRAIHARVNRMLELVRLGGYADMRITQLSGGQQQRVALARALVAEPDVLLMDEPMAALDKSLRDDLQVEIKQLQQSLGATIIYITHDQREALALADQIGVLNEGRFEQVGDAVSIYARPASAFVARFLTGASVLNGRAGGSAADGWYLEDENGARLPGQWHDRTPSSPGAKAEMAINPALVKITASGAHPMGWSIDARVAAVLYVGESTIVHLTLQGGSTLVAREPGASGRSVGEPVRVGWRPEDAFLFEVLHK; the protein is encoded by the coding sequence ATGAACTCGATCAGTAAAGATTTGCCGCTCAGCGATACCGATGAGCGCAGCGCATGTCCGGCGACAAACGGATCTCGTCGAGCCGGGATTCTCGGGCTCATCAGTCGCACTCGACGTTCGAGTACCGACATTGACGCTGCAAAGCCGACACAGGCCTCGCAGCCCGACGCGGGCGGGCAACGAATTGTGCTCGGCTCCGAGATTCTGCTGGATCGTGTCTCCAAGCATTTCTCCAATAAAACGGTCCTCGACGAAATCAGCCTGAAACTGGATTCCGGATCGTTCTTCGCTTTGCTGGGCCCAAGCGGATCCGGCAAAAGTACCTTGCTGAACCTGATCGCCGGTTTTGAGCGACCGGATAGTGGCGATATCCGAATTCGCGGGCGTAGCGTGGTTGGCGTTCCCGCTTACGCGCGGCAGGTCGGGGTCGTTTTCCAGAGTTATGCCCTGTTTCCGCACCTCAACGTGGCGGAAAACCTCGCCTATCCGCTTCGACGCCAGGGTATCCGGAGCCGTGCCATCCACGCCCGGGTCAACCGGATGCTTGAACTGGTTCGGTTGGGCGGATATGCCGATATGCGCATCACCCAGCTTTCCGGCGGGCAACAGCAGCGGGTGGCGCTGGCGCGAGCCCTCGTTGCGGAGCCGGACGTGCTGCTGATGGACGAGCCTATGGCCGCACTGGACAAATCCCTGCGCGATGACCTGCAAGTGGAAATCAAGCAGCTCCAGCAATCGCTCGGCGCGACGATCATCTACATCACTCATGATCAGCGGGAAGCATTAGCGCTAGCGGATCAGATCGGTGTACTCAATGAGGGGCGGTTCGAGCAGGTCGGGGACGCGGTCAGTATCTACGCAAGGCCCGCGTCGGCGTTCGTTGCGCGGTTTCTAACAGGGGCAAGCGTACTTAATGGTCGCGCAGGTGGATCGGCGGCCGACGGATGGTATCTCGAAGACGAAAACGGAGCACGTTTGCCGGGGCAGTGGCATGACCGCACGCCGAGCTCACCGGGCGCCAAAGCCGAGATGGCAATCAATCCCGCTCTGGTGAAGATTACAGCGTCGGGCGCGCACCCAATGGGCTGGAGCATCGACGCCCGCGTGGCGGCCGTATTGTACGTCGGAGAAAGCACGATTGTGCATCTGACTTTGCAAGGCGGAAGCACGCTAGTCGCCCGTGAGCCGGGTGCCAGTGGGCGCTCAGTCGGTGAGCCGGTTCGAGTTGGCTGGCGGCCGGAAGATGCATTTTTGTTCGAAGTGCTACATAAATAG
- a CDS encoding ABC transporter substrate-binding protein: MKSSSKHQGLTRRDILKGGAAALASAVLPMSSWAAAGSVTITDGGGAWGAAQRKAYFEPFEKETGIRVDLVPYALPGKLKASVLAGSPVADVVDLTGAKLPEFSRSNLLLPIDFKAFDPQDLAALKPVPAHPYGVPSLFGSIVLAYADSVAKSRAPATWKDFWDSKLFVGQRTLADGGAFPGGGTFEIALMADGVTHDKIYPIDWKRAFKSLDRIKPDMARFWSGMAEPVQMLVDGNATIASAYNGRVSDMQAKGAKIAFSWRDGILSWDHWVVPKGSANAANAMKFIAFATRADRQAEFATLINYGPTNSRAFAHMTPERISQMPSAPAVRDLQLATNYEWWAAEASPGVSNETLATQLWEKWLQS, translated from the coding sequence ATGAAATCCAGTTCAAAGCATCAAGGTCTTACGCGTAGAGATATCCTGAAGGGTGGTGCCGCAGCATTGGCCAGCGCTGTGCTACCCATGTCGTCATGGGCCGCCGCCGGCTCGGTGACCATCACCGACGGAGGTGGAGCGTGGGGCGCCGCGCAGCGCAAGGCATATTTCGAACCGTTCGAAAAGGAAACGGGTATTCGTGTAGACCTCGTGCCCTATGCGCTTCCGGGCAAGCTGAAAGCGAGCGTGCTCGCGGGTTCTCCCGTTGCCGACGTAGTCGACCTGACGGGAGCGAAGCTGCCGGAATTCAGCCGCAGCAATCTGCTTCTGCCGATAGACTTTAAGGCATTCGATCCGCAGGACCTGGCGGCGCTAAAACCGGTGCCGGCCCACCCGTATGGCGTTCCGTCCTTATTCGGATCGATCGTTCTCGCCTACGCAGACAGTGTTGCGAAGTCTCGCGCGCCCGCCACATGGAAGGACTTCTGGGATTCGAAGTTGTTCGTCGGCCAGCGCACGCTCGCCGACGGAGGCGCTTTCCCCGGCGGGGGTACCTTTGAGATTGCATTAATGGCGGATGGCGTGACTCACGACAAAATCTATCCGATCGACTGGAAACGTGCGTTCAAGAGTTTGGACCGGATCAAACCGGACATGGCCAGATTCTGGTCAGGTATGGCCGAACCTGTGCAGATGCTGGTGGACGGTAACGCCACCATCGCCAGCGCCTACAACGGGCGCGTTAGCGACATGCAGGCTAAGGGTGCAAAGATCGCATTTAGCTGGAGGGATGGCATTCTCAGTTGGGATCACTGGGTTGTCCCGAAGGGCTCCGCCAACGCGGCAAACGCCATGAAATTTATTGCTTTCGCGACTCGGGCAGATCGCCAGGCTGAGTTCGCCACTTTGATTAACTATGGGCCGACGAACAGCCGCGCGTTTGCCCACATGACGCCCGAGCGGATTAGTCAGATGCCTTCGGCGCCAGCCGTTCGGGACTTGCAACTGGCCACAAATTACGAGTGGTGGGCAGCCGAGGCGTCACCTGGCGTCAGCAATGAAACGCTCGCGACGCAGCTTTGGGAAAAGTGGTTGCAAAGCTGA
- a CDS encoding ABC transporter permease, whose product MNHQSTMQHPALEKTLSRLFPAGRPYMLLLPAALLVTVFLWIPVAGTLLDSVHSSAGWSLRAYEELLGGAFRHIFFSTVVNSVWVTLGCLCLGVPTSYCMARINRPWLLTLTVLAVTGPFFVSALIRSYSWVVVLGNNGLVNGALLSLHLIDQPVRLAYTHLGMIVAMVQVELPLFILPAYSVMRRVPPDLRRSAQSLGSDPVTAFLTVFLPLAAPGVIAGCALVFMTSLGFYETPALLGPPGTYFLSQAIEVRVNSLADQSGAAAHAVVLLVLVGGLTSACMSPLLLALSSTSAQQSASPSSGLKSGMQRFYGAVAHSIERVVRRLARFRWPIAISIASFTFMLLIVPLLILFPLAFSSAPFVSFPPPGLSAKWFTSYLSSAQWVDSTLQSLFIGLTSAALATVAGGLAVLGGARLSAKLRLAVFVNGAVPLVISPIVMAVAMFYLAARLGLIGSPLAFISAYAVMGLPYPIFVIGAALTRLDPSLSRAATSLGATAPVVLRTVIVPLLGAAILSGFVFAFLIGFNDVDVALFLNSSSMKTLPLLMLEDIREEITPRPAAVAVVLIFGTASFFLVCSVMRKIYRKILDFVRNFY is encoded by the coding sequence GTGAATCACCAGTCAACGATGCAACACCCGGCGTTAGAGAAAACCTTGTCCCGCCTGTTTCCGGCGGGACGCCCCTATATGCTGCTGCTTCCGGCCGCATTATTGGTGACAGTGTTTCTGTGGATTCCCGTCGCCGGGACATTGCTCGATAGCGTGCACTCTTCTGCAGGCTGGTCGCTGCGCGCTTACGAAGAGCTGTTGGGCGGCGCCTTCAGGCATATCTTTTTCTCCACGGTCGTCAATAGCGTTTGGGTGACGCTTGGGTGCTTATGCCTTGGTGTGCCAACGTCGTATTGTATGGCGCGAATCAACCGGCCTTGGCTGCTCACACTTACGGTGCTCGCAGTCACTGGACCGTTTTTCGTTAGCGCGCTGATACGAAGCTACTCATGGGTGGTCGTGCTTGGAAACAACGGCCTGGTGAACGGGGCACTGTTGAGTTTGCACCTGATCGACCAGCCGGTACGGCTTGCCTATACCCATCTGGGTATGATTGTCGCGATGGTGCAGGTCGAGCTCCCGCTTTTTATCCTGCCGGCCTACAGCGTGATGCGTCGTGTTCCCCCGGACCTGAGGCGCTCGGCTCAGAGTCTTGGCAGCGACCCGGTTACGGCCTTCCTCACAGTCTTTCTACCTTTAGCCGCGCCAGGCGTGATTGCGGGTTGTGCGCTTGTATTCATGACCTCTCTCGGTTTCTACGAAACGCCAGCCTTGCTTGGGCCGCCGGGGACGTATTTCCTCAGTCAGGCGATCGAGGTCCGTGTGAACAGTCTCGCAGACCAATCGGGTGCCGCCGCCCATGCTGTTGTGCTACTCGTGCTGGTAGGAGGGCTTACCTCTGCGTGCATGTCGCCGTTGCTCCTGGCGTTGAGTTCGACGTCGGCGCAGCAGTCGGCAAGCCCGTCGTCCGGATTGAAATCGGGGATGCAGCGTTTCTACGGGGCTGTTGCCCATTCGATCGAACGTGTCGTGCGCAGGCTAGCGAGGTTTAGATGGCCAATCGCCATTTCCATCGCGAGCTTCACGTTCATGCTGCTGATCGTCCCGCTGCTCATCCTGTTCCCATTGGCCTTCAGTTCGGCGCCCTTTGTTTCCTTTCCTCCGCCTGGTCTGTCGGCGAAGTGGTTCACCAGCTACCTGAGCTCCGCTCAGTGGGTTGATTCCACGCTACAGTCCTTGTTCATCGGACTGACATCAGCCGCTCTGGCCACTGTTGCAGGAGGGCTGGCCGTACTTGGCGGCGCCCGACTCTCGGCGAAGCTTCGCCTCGCCGTGTTTGTCAACGGTGCGGTTCCGCTTGTGATATCGCCGATCGTGATGGCGGTAGCGATGTTCTATCTGGCAGCAAGGCTGGGACTCATCGGTTCTCCGCTGGCTTTCATCAGCGCTTACGCGGTCATGGGCTTGCCCTATCCGATTTTCGTCATCGGGGCTGCTCTCACCCGGCTCGATCCATCGCTGTCACGCGCGGCGACCTCACTCGGCGCGACGGCACCTGTCGTGTTGCGGACTGTAATAGTCCCACTACTTGGAGCGGCCATCCTCAGCGGATTCGTTTTTGCCTTTCTGATTGGCTTTAATGACGTAGACGTGGCTCTGTTCCTGAATTCATCTTCGATGAAGACGCTGCCTCTCCTGATGCTGGAGGACATTCGCGAGGAGATCACGCCGCGGCCGGCTGCGGTGGCTGTGGTCCTGATTTTTGGCACGGCCTCGTTTTTCCTGGTCTGTTCTGTCATGCGGAAAATCTATCGGAAAATTTTGGATTTTGTTAGAAATTTCTACTAG
- a CDS encoding IS630 family transposase → MKRDGRSLAHNTLEEMRILAVRRMAEGEQPDDVAASFGMHRSWAYKIRAQARGRGRGLRVLLSTKGTGRPRKLTHAQERQVLRWINGKNPMQYGFDFGLWTRNLVRELVQREFDVTLSLASIGAMLARLNLTPQKPLQRAYQRDPEAIERWQHDTYPAIVRQAREENADIFFWDESGFRADSVHGRTWAQRGETPVVDRPGQRQSMSAASAVNSKGAFWFATYEGGLSGELFVTLLRKLMFNRRKAVHLVVDGLPAHRKAIVKEYVDSTQGKLTLHFLPGYAPDLNPDELVWSHVKRTGVARRPLRKGEKLGPRIHEQLAQIGRDPTLVRSFFRHPSVRYVSDL, encoded by the coding sequence ATGAAACGAGACGGCCGGAGCCTGGCTCACAACACGCTAGAAGAGATGCGCATCCTGGCAGTTCGACGCATGGCTGAGGGGGAGCAGCCGGACGATGTTGCAGCCTCGTTTGGAATGCATCGATCCTGGGCATACAAGATCCGGGCTCAGGCACGTGGTCGCGGCCGCGGCCTGCGTGTGCTGCTCTCGACCAAAGGCACAGGGCGCCCTCGAAAGCTTACGCACGCACAGGAACGGCAGGTGCTGCGCTGGATCAATGGCAAGAACCCGATGCAGTATGGATTTGACTTCGGCCTGTGGACGCGCAATCTGGTACGCGAACTGGTGCAGCGGGAGTTCGATGTCACGTTGAGCCTGGCGTCGATCGGCGCGATGCTCGCGCGCTTGAACCTGACGCCACAAAAGCCGTTGCAGCGCGCTTACCAGCGAGATCCGGAGGCGATCGAGCGCTGGCAGCACGACACGTATCCGGCCATTGTCAGGCAAGCTCGCGAGGAAAATGCCGACATCTTCTTCTGGGACGAATCCGGCTTTAGGGCCGATTCCGTGCATGGCAGGACCTGGGCGCAACGCGGCGAAACGCCAGTCGTCGACCGACCGGGTCAGAGGCAAAGTATGAGCGCGGCATCTGCTGTCAACTCGAAGGGGGCCTTCTGGTTTGCAACGTACGAAGGTGGACTCAGCGGTGAGTTGTTCGTGACGTTGCTCAGGAAGTTGATGTTCAACCGCCGCAAGGCGGTTCATCTGGTCGTCGACGGATTGCCTGCCCATAGGAAAGCCATCGTCAAGGAATATGTCGACAGCACGCAAGGAAAACTGACTTTGCACTTCCTGCCGGGTTACGCACCAGACCTCAATCCGGATGAGCTGGTGTGGAGTCACGTCAAGCGCACAGGCGTTGCGCGACGCCCGTTGCGAAAAGGCGAAAAGCTGGGTCCGCGAATCCACGAGCAGCTTGCTCAAATTGGACGAGACCCAACTCTCGTGCGCTCCTTCTTCAGGCACCCATCTGTCCGCTATGTTTCTGACTTATGA
- a CDS encoding porin yields MKKSLIALGVLSAFAGAAHAQSSVTLYGLIDEGLDYTNNVGGHSLYALSSGDAQGSRWGMKGAEDLGGGLSAIFRLESGLNVNNGKFAQEGQEFGRQAYVGVASTTIGTLTLGRQYDSLVDYLAPLTANGNWGGAMFSHPYDNDNTDNSFRINNAVKYTSVDYAGFTFGGAYAFSNSTNFAVNRAQSVGAQYINGPLNVAAAYLNVDSPNNGSAGAVANLGSSGTDGSWTAARQRVFGVGINYTIASATLTFVYTHTQLSQPTATEYANLTPSPTLGAASSLKFNNFEVNAKYQFTPSFFVGGMYTYTQASYDGTAGNSAKPKYHQFGLIADYNLSKRTDVYVQGSYVKVASASDVAGTGLEFAANPDAAGPSSSSKQVMARVGIRQRF; encoded by the coding sequence ATGAAAAAATCGCTTATTGCATTGGGTGTTTTGAGCGCGTTTGCTGGCGCTGCGCATGCGCAAAGCAGCGTCACGTTGTATGGCCTCATCGACGAAGGGCTGGACTATACAAATAACGTTGGGGGGCACAGCCTCTACGCCCTGTCAAGCGGCGACGCGCAAGGTTCGCGCTGGGGCATGAAGGGCGCGGAAGACCTGGGTGGCGGTCTATCGGCGATCTTCCGGTTGGAAAGCGGTTTGAATGTGAACAACGGCAAGTTTGCGCAGGAAGGGCAAGAGTTTGGCCGTCAGGCTTACGTCGGTGTGGCTAGCACAACGATCGGTACGCTTACGCTCGGCCGCCAATACGATTCCCTTGTTGACTATTTGGCTCCGCTGACCGCCAACGGTAACTGGGGCGGCGCAATGTTCTCGCACCCCTATGACAATGACAACACGGACAACTCGTTTCGTATCAACAATGCGGTCAAGTACACCAGCGTCGACTATGCGGGCTTCACGTTCGGCGGAGCATATGCCTTCAGCAACTCAACCAATTTCGCGGTCAACCGTGCGCAGAGCGTAGGCGCACAATATATCAATGGCCCTCTGAACGTTGCCGCTGCATACCTGAACGTCGATAGCCCTAATAATGGCTCCGCCGGGGCCGTTGCGAATCTCGGTTCGAGCGGCACCGATGGCAGTTGGACTGCGGCTCGTCAGCGCGTATTCGGAGTGGGCATCAACTACACGATTGCCTCTGCAACACTCACCTTCGTGTACACCCATACGCAGCTGTCGCAACCAACGGCGACTGAGTACGCTAACCTGACCCCGAGCCCGACACTCGGTGCAGCATCGTCGCTCAAGTTTAACAACTTCGAGGTGAACGCCAAGTATCAGTTTACGCCGTCGTTTTTCGTGGGCGGCATGTACACCTATACCCAGGCTTCATACGATGGCACGGCGGGTAATAGCGCCAAGCCGAAGTACCATCAGTTTGGTCTGATAGCCGACTACAACCTGTCGAAGCGGACCGACGTGTATGTTCAGGGCAGCTACGTCAAGGTTGCGAGTGCTTCCGACGTAGCGGGCACCGGGCTGGAGTTTGCCGCGAATCCGGACGCCGCGGGTCCTTCGTCGAGCAGCAAGCAGGTTATGGCTCGGGTCGGTATTCGTCAGCGGTTCTAA
- a CDS encoding AraC family transcriptional regulator has protein sequence MRQFITPSELPKWVPGELLRSSEGLGWNGVGLRAYRYEPLDVPVPGMVDFMIVSYKRGSTRMERRFEGRWTRTHCHPGDISLLTRSQESHWHWTGEIEVAHAYLSDSLVSKVAADVLERPIADVRLHDLLQTKDAVVSSIIDTIAQEAGSCAVGGALYVEALSTQLAVHLLRNYACVSYREPAHQGGLPQALCRRLVEYIETRLHEGITLEDLAGMSGMGTWTLGRRFRQSFGKAPHAYIMELRVLRARRLLSQGAMPVKAIASACGFADQAHMTRVMNCRLGVTPAALRRQGTA, from the coding sequence ATGAGGCAGTTCATCACTCCCAGCGAACTCCCTAAGTGGGTGCCCGGAGAACTGCTGCGATCCAGCGAGGGTCTCGGATGGAACGGCGTGGGTCTACGCGCCTACCGCTACGAGCCGCTTGATGTGCCGGTACCGGGGATGGTGGACTTCATGATCGTGTCCTACAAGCGCGGCAGCACACGCATGGAGCGCCGCTTTGAGGGGCGTTGGACCCGAACCCACTGCCACCCCGGTGACATATCCTTGCTCACCCGCTCCCAGGAGTCGCACTGGCACTGGACGGGCGAGATCGAAGTCGCGCACGCCTACCTCTCCGACTCGCTTGTGTCCAAGGTCGCGGCCGATGTGCTTGAGCGTCCAATTGCGGACGTACGGCTCCACGATCTCCTGCAAACGAAGGACGCGGTCGTCTCAAGTATTATCGACACTATTGCCCAGGAGGCTGGCAGTTGTGCGGTTGGTGGCGCGCTTTACGTCGAGGCTCTTAGCACGCAGCTTGCTGTTCATCTGCTGCGCAACTACGCTTGCGTGTCGTACCGTGAACCGGCCCATCAAGGTGGGCTGCCGCAGGCTCTCTGTCGCCGACTCGTCGAGTACATCGAAACACGTCTTCACGAGGGCATCACGCTGGAGGATCTGGCTGGCATGAGTGGAATGGGAACCTGGACGCTGGGCCGGCGCTTTCGCCAGTCGTTTGGCAAGGCACCCCACGCTTACATCATGGAGCTGCGCGTATTACGAGCCAGGCGCCTGCTGTCGCAGGGCGCCATGCCGGTCAAGGCGATTGCGTCGGCCTGTGGCTTTGCCGACCAGGCGCACATGACACGCGTCATGAACTGCAGGTTGGGTGTGACGCCCGCAGCATTGCGCCGCCAGGGCACCGCCTGA